The proteins below are encoded in one region of Oncorhynchus tshawytscha isolate Ot180627B linkage group LG04, Otsh_v2.0, whole genome shotgun sequence:
- the LOC112248526 gene encoding WSC domain-containing protein 2 isoform X1: protein MARPLLKIQRYFRRKPVRFFSFILLYLTAGSLVFLHSGFVGDSSTGENGGRDTMVASGIGNRVASSDGRGVGMMGRVLKDTRRPTPRRYGPPWMKGAGGKDWEGRGVDYTSSWNRALKGRNAKDLDDGRAKYIGCYIDDTAKRALRGVSFFDYKKMTVFRCQDNCAERGYLYSGLEFGAECYCGHKIQAPNASESECIMQCKGDKGNLCGGANRLSIYRLELSQESARHYGSAIFKGCFHRPDNVTLALPISAVIQNMSVEKCVDMCTEKELSLAVLAGDRCLCGFPTPHFSLHEMEDEDLCLHRCHGEEFESCGNDEYFVVYQTQVQDNRCMDRRFLPTRSKQLIALASFPGAGNTWARHLIELATGFYTGSYYFDGSLYNKGFKGERDHWRSGRTICIKTHESGKKEIEAFDASIVMIRNPYKALMAEFNRKYGGHIGFASQAHWRGKEWPEFVKNYAPWWASHTLDWLRYGRNVHVVHFEELKRELFSKLKDMVLFLDLEVAEDRLLCVEGQKDGKFKRSGLRKLDYDPYTPEMRTSIDELVMTVDASLKKRNMAGVPKEYRPTPR from the exons ATGGCCAGGCCTCTGCTGAAAATCCAACGCTACTTTCGCAGGAAACCTGTGCGCTTCttctccttcatcctcctctaCCTGACAGCTGGGAGCCTGGTGTTCCTGCACTCTGGCTTTGTAGGGGACAGCTCCACGGGGGAAAATGGGGGCCGGGACACCATGGTAGCATCTGGGATAGGGAACAGGGTGGCCTCCTCAGACGGCCGGGGGGTAGGAATGATGGGGAGGGTGTTGAAAGATACACGCAGACCCACCCCGCGGAGGTACGGCCCTCCCTGGATGAAAGGGGCTGGTGGGAAGGACTGGGAGGGTAGGGGAGTAGACTACACCAGCAGCTGGAACCGCGCCCTCAAGGGACGCAACGCCAAAGATCTGGACGACGGACGGG CGAAGTACATCGGCTGCTATATCGACGACACAGCGAAAAGAGCACTAAGGGGAGTGTCCTTTTTCGACTACAAGAAAATGACGGTCTTCCGTTGCCAGGACAACTGTGCTGAAAG GGGATACCTGTATTCAGGCCTAGAGTTTGGGGCGGAGTGCTACTGTGGCCACAAGATCCAGGCCCCCAACGCCTCTGAGAGTGAATGCATCATGCAGTGTAAGGGCGACAAGGGCAACCTGTGTGGAGGGGCCAATCGCCTGTCCATCTACAGACTGGAGCTGAGCCAGGAGTCAGCGCGCCACT ATGGGAGTGCCATCTTTAAGGGGTGCTTCCACAGGCCTGACAACGTCACCCTGGCCCTGCCCATCAGCGCTGTCATCCAGAACATGTCAGTGGAGAAGTGTGTGGACATGTGTACGGAGAAG GAGCTGTCCCTAGCGGTCCTAGCTGGAGACAGGTGTCTCTGTGGGTTCCCGACCCCCCACTTCTCCCTCCATGAGATGGAGGATGAGGACCTGTGCCTGCACCGCTGCCATGGCGAGGAGTTTGAGAGCTGTGGGAATGACGAGTACTTTGTGGTGTACCAGACACAGGTCCAAG acaACCGCTGCATGGACCGGCGCTTCCTGCCCACGCGTTCCAAGCAGCTGATTGCTCTGGCCAGCTTCCCCGGGGCTGGCAACACCTGGGCCCGCCACCTCATAGAGCTGGCCACCGGCTTCTACACAGGCAGCTACTACTTTGATGGCTCCCTCTACAACAAAG GCTTCAAAGGTGAGCGAGACCATTGGCGGAGTGGTAGGACCATCTGCATTAAAACACATGAGAGTGGCAAGAAGGAGATTGAAGCCTTTGACGCCAGCATCGTCATGATCCGCAACCCTTACAAAGCCCTCATGGCTGAGTTCAACCGCAAGTACGGCGGCCATATTGGATTCGCCTCTCAGGCCCACTGGAGAGGGAAAG AGTGGCCTGAGTTTGTGAAGAACTATGCTCCTTGGTGGGCGTCCCACACACTGGATTGGCTGCGTTATGGGAGGAACGTCCATGTGGTCCACTTTGAGGAGCTGAAGAGGGAGCTGTTCTCTAAGCTCAAGGACATGGTCCTGTTTCTGGACCTGGAGGTGGCCGAGGACCGCCTGCTCTGTGTAGAGGGACAGAAGGATGGTAAATTCAAGCGCTCCGGGCTGCGTAAACTGGATTATGACCCGTACACACCTGAGATGCGCACTAGCATTGACGAACTGGTCATGACTGTGGACGCTTCCCTAAAGAAGAGGAACATGGCCGGGGTGCCGAAGGAGTACCGACCCACTCCGAGATaa
- the LOC112248526 gene encoding WSC domain-containing protein 2 isoform X2, with translation MCHSTPPPPPPPHHTPGPCHVLVKSSHTQPAPHHSHKAKYIGCYIDDTAKRALRGVSFFDYKKMTVFRCQDNCAERGYLYSGLEFGAECYCGHKIQAPNASESECIMQCKGDKGNLCGGANRLSIYRLELSQESARHYGSAIFKGCFHRPDNVTLALPISAVIQNMSVEKCVDMCTEKELSLAVLAGDRCLCGFPTPHFSLHEMEDEDLCLHRCHGEEFESCGNDEYFVVYQTQVQDNRCMDRRFLPTRSKQLIALASFPGAGNTWARHLIELATGFYTGSYYFDGSLYNKGFKGERDHWRSGRTICIKTHESGKKEIEAFDASIVMIRNPYKALMAEFNRKYGGHIGFASQAHWRGKEWPEFVKNYAPWWASHTLDWLRYGRNVHVVHFEELKRELFSKLKDMVLFLDLEVAEDRLLCVEGQKDGKFKRSGLRKLDYDPYTPEMRTSIDELVMTVDASLKKRNMAGVPKEYRPTPR, from the exons ATGTGCCACAGTACTCCACCACCCCCACCGCCACCTCATCACACTCCAGGCCCCTGTCATGTTCTCGTCAAGAGCAGCCACACCCAACCCGCTCCCCACCATTCACACAAGG CGAAGTACATCGGCTGCTATATCGACGACACAGCGAAAAGAGCACTAAGGGGAGTGTCCTTTTTCGACTACAAGAAAATGACGGTCTTCCGTTGCCAGGACAACTGTGCTGAAAG GGGATACCTGTATTCAGGCCTAGAGTTTGGGGCGGAGTGCTACTGTGGCCACAAGATCCAGGCCCCCAACGCCTCTGAGAGTGAATGCATCATGCAGTGTAAGGGCGACAAGGGCAACCTGTGTGGAGGGGCCAATCGCCTGTCCATCTACAGACTGGAGCTGAGCCAGGAGTCAGCGCGCCACT ATGGGAGTGCCATCTTTAAGGGGTGCTTCCACAGGCCTGACAACGTCACCCTGGCCCTGCCCATCAGCGCTGTCATCCAGAACATGTCAGTGGAGAAGTGTGTGGACATGTGTACGGAGAAG GAGCTGTCCCTAGCGGTCCTAGCTGGAGACAGGTGTCTCTGTGGGTTCCCGACCCCCCACTTCTCCCTCCATGAGATGGAGGATGAGGACCTGTGCCTGCACCGCTGCCATGGCGAGGAGTTTGAGAGCTGTGGGAATGACGAGTACTTTGTGGTGTACCAGACACAGGTCCAAG acaACCGCTGCATGGACCGGCGCTTCCTGCCCACGCGTTCCAAGCAGCTGATTGCTCTGGCCAGCTTCCCCGGGGCTGGCAACACCTGGGCCCGCCACCTCATAGAGCTGGCCACCGGCTTCTACACAGGCAGCTACTACTTTGATGGCTCCCTCTACAACAAAG GCTTCAAAGGTGAGCGAGACCATTGGCGGAGTGGTAGGACCATCTGCATTAAAACACATGAGAGTGGCAAGAAGGAGATTGAAGCCTTTGACGCCAGCATCGTCATGATCCGCAACCCTTACAAAGCCCTCATGGCTGAGTTCAACCGCAAGTACGGCGGCCATATTGGATTCGCCTCTCAGGCCCACTGGAGAGGGAAAG AGTGGCCTGAGTTTGTGAAGAACTATGCTCCTTGGTGGGCGTCCCACACACTGGATTGGCTGCGTTATGGGAGGAACGTCCATGTGGTCCACTTTGAGGAGCTGAAGAGGGAGCTGTTCTCTAAGCTCAAGGACATGGTCCTGTTTCTGGACCTGGAGGTGGCCGAGGACCGCCTGCTCTGTGTAGAGGGACAGAAGGATGGTAAATTCAAGCGCTCCGGGCTGCGTAAACTGGATTATGACCCGTACACACCTGAGATGCGCACTAGCATTGACGAACTGGTCATGACTGTGGACGCTTCCCTAAAGAAGAGGAACATGGCCGGGGTGCCGAAGGAGTACCGACCCACTCCGAGATaa
- the LOC112249497 gene encoding C3a anaphylatoxin chemotactic receptor-like, giving the protein MFVTIYEVSCASLLVVNVVIFLPGVCGNGVVIWIAGLKMKKTVNTTWYLGLAVSDFIFCACLPFNIIYMVTMDWIFVLFMCMFTSFTMSLNMFSRIFLLVIMSVDRYVMVVYPVWAQNQCTVRMASAVLVLAWVISVALSMASIMFYHVTTDYTTTCFNNFPSQNIHLTVVVSRFVSNFVLPLLLIIFCYSVITLQLRTNRMTRSSRVMTALISMFLIGWLPCHVFIILQSGARGKAYLTVIPEGLKI; this is encoded by the exons ATGTTTGTAACTATTTATG aAGTTTCATGCGCCTCCCTCCTGGTGGTCAATGTAGTTATCTTCCTGCCGGGGGTTTGTGGGAATGGGGTGGTCATCTGGATCGCTGGTCTCAAGATGAAGAAGACAGTCAACACCACCTGGTACCTCGGCCTGGCCGTCTCCGACTTCATATTCTGTGCCTGTCTCCCCTTCAACATCATCTACATGGTAACAATGGACTGGATCTTTGTGCTGTTCATGTGCATGTTCACCTCTTTCACAATGTCCCTTAACATGTTCAGCAGAATCTTCCTGCTGGTCATCATGAGTGTTGACCGTTATGTAATGGTCGTATATCCAGTTTGGGCCCAAAACCAGTGTACCGTGAGGATGGCCTCTGCAGTTTTGGTCCTTGCCTGGGTCATCTCTGTTGCACTCAGCATGGCCTCTATAATGTTTTATCATGTCACCACAGACTACACAACAACATGCTTTAACAACTTCCCatcccaaaatatccatctaacTGTAGTTGTGAGTCGATTTGTCAGCAACTTTGTGCTCCCGCTCCTCCTAATCATCTTCTGCTACTCTGTCATCACCCTGCAACTGAGGACCAACAGGATGACCAGGTCCTCCAGAGTCATGACTGCCCTGATATCCATGTTCCTCATCGGCTGGCTGCCCTGCCATGTCTTCATTATACTGCAATCCGGAGCCAGGGGTAAAGCTTATCTAACTGTTATTCCTGAAGGTCTGAAGATATGA
- the LOC112248536 gene encoding chemokine-like receptor 1: MEDYTYEYDYSNYTYDNVTPPEDLDFKTHKTCFTEVSCTSLLVVNVVIFLLGVCGNGVVIWIAGLKMKKTVNTTWYLSLAVSDFIFCACLPFNIINTVTKDWIFGLFMCKFTSFVMFLNMFCSIFLLVVISVDRCVSVMFPVWAQNHRTMGKASVVVVLAWVASVALSIPSIVFRDVKTHLGMRKCFNNYRDQHSHKMIAVSRFIGGFVLPFFIIIFCYSVIILRLRTNRMMSKSSKPFKVMTALIATFFICWLPYHVFVLLELNHQSYDLEVIRAGLMVGTTVAIANSFLNPMLYVFMGNDFLQKFKSSILSKMANAIGEEGRTTSRYLSRSSSMEGSRRTSTHI, encoded by the coding sequence ATGGAGGATTATACATATGAATATGATTATAGCAATTACACCTATGACAATGTTACTCCTCCCGAGGATTTAGATTTCAAAACTCACAAGACATGCTTCACAGAAGTTTCATGCACCTCCCTCCTGGTGGTCAATGTAGTTATCTTCTTGCTGGGGGTTTGTGGGAATGGGGTGGTCATCTGGATCGCTGGTCTCAAGATGAAGAAGACAGTCAACACCACCTGGTACCTCAGCCTGGCCGTCTCCGACTTCATATTCTGTGCCTGTCTCCCCTTCAACATCATCAACACGGTGACAAAGGACTGGATCTTTGGGCTCTTTATGTGCAAGTTCACCTCTTTTGTGATGTTCCTCAACATGTTCTGCAGCATCTTCCTCCTGGTCGTCATCAGTGTTGACCGCTGTGTGTCAGTGATGTTTCCAGTGTGGGCTCAGAACCACCGCACCATGGGCAAGGCCTCTGTAGTGGTGGTTCTGGCCTGGGTTGCCTCTGTCGCCCTCAGCATCCCTTCCATAGTGTTCAGAGACGTCAAAACCCATTTAGGGATGAGAAAGTGTTTCAATAACTACAGAGACCAACACAGCCACAAGATGATCGCAGTGAGTCGGTTCATTGGTGGGTTTGTGCTGCCATTCTTTATCATCATCTTTTGTTACTCTGTCATCATCCTGCGACTGAGAACCAACCGAATGATGAGCAAGTCCTCCAAGCCCTTCAAAGTTATGACTGCCCTGATAGCCACATTCTTCATCTGCTGGCTGCCCTACCATGTCTTTGTACTGCTTGAGCTGAACCACCAAAGCTACGACCTGGAGGTTATAAGAGCTGGGCTTATGGTGGGCACTACTGTAGCCATAGCTAACAGTTTCCTCAACCCAATGCTGTATGTTTTCATGGGCAATGACTTCCTGCAGAAATTCAAGAGCTCCATACTGTCTAAGATGGCGAATGCCATCGGAGAGGAGGGCCGCACCACCAGCCGCTACCTCTCCAGGTCCAGCTCCATGGAGGGCAGCCGCAGAACCTCCACACACATCTAA